The nucleotide sequence AATAGACTCCATTTGAAATTGTACAAGAACTAACTCAACTAATTCACAATGTTGTCTTTTACTCTTTTGTATTCTCTTTTATCTTTTTATAGTTCATCAATTCAAATCACTAATCAATTCACTATCAATAAACAATCAAATATATTCCGCATATCAATTCTTAACATGCAGCCAACACCGATGCACCATAAACCACCGCTTCATCCGCATTAATTCTTTGCAGACTAGCTTCTCATCAAAGAATTCCATTAGCATTTGTTGTACCTTAGGGATACGAGTCGACCCACCAACAAGGACTATATCATCGACATCATTTTTGTCCATTTTCCCATCACTCAAACAATGCTTCAAATGCTCAATACACTTCTTGAAGAAACCAACATTTAGCTCCTCGAACTTTGCCTGTGTAAATTCCATTACAAGATCAGTTCCCTCATACAAGGAATCAATATCAATAGTCGTCCCAGTTGCCGAGGATAGATACCTCTTTGCTTGCTCACATGCAACTTTCAATCTTACCATTGCTTTTGCATTTTTTCTGATAACTTTCCTCTCTTTTTTCTTAAATTCTTTTACGCAGTAATCAACCATAGCCTTATCAAAATCCTCTCCACTCAAATGAGTGTCACCGCGCACCGCTTTAACTTTAATTGTGCACTCCTTACAGATAGTCATAAGTGACACGTCAAACGTACCACCACCCAGATAGAAGACCATCACATTTTTCTCTTTCGGGCGTTTTTTGACAACACATAAGACTAAAGCGTAGGCAATTGCCGCTGTTGTAGGCTCACTAATTAACCGCAAGACGTTAAGGCAAGCAAGTGTACCAGCATCCTTTGTTGCTTGTCGTTGTTTGTCACTGAAATAAGCAGGGACGGTAATGAAAGCATCTGTCACGGGTGTTCCAAGGAATGCTTCAGCAGCCGCTTTCAAATTCTTTAAAATTAGCGAAGAGATTTCTTCAGCGGAAAATTCCTTGATTATGCCACCGTGTTTAAGAACGACCATTGGCTTATCGTTTGATCCTTGGACTACTTTAAAAGGCCATGATTTAATTTCCTCCTACACTTGGCTATCACTAAATCTACCACCGATCAATCGTTTGACATCTGAGAATGACCAAATATGATAAGTAAGAAAGCTTAATAAGAATTTAATAGAAAACAATTAATTGATCTATATATTTAGCTTACCAAAAACAGTGTTAGTAGGGTTCCTGAAGATTTTTTGTTTGGCAACCTCCCCAACTAAAAGTTGAGATTCGAAAAAGCTACACATGATGGGATAATTTTGTAACCCTGTTCGTTAGGAAAGATCTCAACACGTTCGTGTTGATCAAGCCAGACAGCAACAGATGAGTATGTCGTTCCCAAGATCGATACCAATGGCTGGAGTTTTAACTCTTCCAGACATCTTTTGATGCGTTGCTGtagacacacaaaaaaaaaaaaaaaaaaatttgaaacaaaTAACAAGAATGATTGAAAGAGATCATCAGATTTCCGCGTGTCACTTTTATGTAAATCCAGTTAATGTCTTAAGATGGTTTACATAAAGAATCAAATACTAACGACCAAACAGTAAAAAAAATATCATAAAGCTTTTGTCTTTAGCAGACACAAGTTGCTATTAGGTCAGGAAGGAAATAAGTTATAGTACATTCAATACGATTTTAAACagttaattattaaaaaaaaaaaaatgcagccGATCGAAGAATTagacttaaatatataaatataatgatgtTCAAATCCTATCCAGTCGAATCTACTTGATTAACcacaataataaattaataataggtTTAGGTATACCTTTAACAAGTAATTTACGCGATTGTAGAAACTAGTCACGTTGTGTAACACCAGTCAACTCGAAAacaatatccaatattgttttataacttaaaaaaaaaaaaaagaagttgtGTACAAATTAATACCCTTAGAAATTCTGTGTAATTATCTGCTTTAATGGTTTTGATTGTTGTGTTAAACCGTTTTAttcatttatttttctttttattttttatttttgaaaagcaaAGTTAAATTTGTAAATAATTGGAATTGTTGAGTTTCTCATTCCGTATATATAGAATGAGTTTCCTATAGTATCATAACAACCATATCTGAATTATATGGAACATATATGTTTGCCACCTAATCACTATTCACTATTCTAGTTTACAATATTATTCACATGCCTAACACAAAATATATCGGCCATCTTtgacatacataaacatatatcgACTCTCGTTGTCTCTAATATATTATTAGTCCCACAGTTTGAGCGAGAGGATGGTCGAACGTTTAAAATTGTTCCCCAACTCTTCAAACAAACACGAGGTaggcctttggtgaagatgtcgtCAATCTGAAAACGAGTCGGGACATGTAAAATACGGACTTGTCCTTGAGTCACCTTTTCACGAACAAAGTGAATATCCATTTTAATATGCTTTGTTCGTTGATGTTGAACTGGGTTCCCTGACAAAAAGATAGCACTTATGTTATCACATTCGGACATCGAAGTTCAAGCAATATATTTCTaagccaacaacaacaacaacaacaacgaaacccaataccacatgagtggtgtatgggggaggtgagatgtagacaatctttcccctatccgagaataacaTGATTCAAAAACGACATTCGCAACCCCTTTATATTCGATTTCGGCAATCTATCGAAACATTGTAAAACTTCCCAATCAATTAGAAAATAAAACTAGGGCAGCAGGCTGCCTCACGGGGCAGCCAAGGTTGACGTTTAGCAGACTACGGGATTAAATTATCACCAAAAAATACACAATAACCGGACGTTGATCGTCGCGTGTAGGGACATCCACCCCAATCCGCATCGGTGTAAGATACCGAGGCAAATGACGAACGAGTGAGGTGTAAACCGTGAGATATAGTGCCTCGGATATATTTCTTAAAATATGACGTAGAGCCTGCATATTTGCATATGACAGTCTTGTAGATGAGTATGTGGCTCCCAGATCAATAAGAATGGCCGTAGTTTTAACTCTTCTAGACATCTTTTGTTGCATTGGTGTAAACACAAAAAATTGAAACAAATACAGACTTTGTAACAAGAATGATTGAAagagattattagattacatgccTGAAGTTGCTGTGAAGCAAACTAACGAGCTAAATAACATACAAATTGTTGATCATTACTTGACATAAATTATAACAATATAACATAACACTATTCCTAATGGTAACTGTAAAATGCAAGTGATGTACTTTTTGGTTATATGGCAATGTCAAGAACTGAAGTTTTTATAAGGGAGTGTCAAATTTGAGTGTTAAATTTATGATGTCTGATGTGGTTAAATATATTGGTAGTTGGgtgtaaaatatattaatatataaaaatatgtggtGAAATCTGATTGGCTGAAAAAAAGTTTGACACACCTTTTTGTTCCGTCAAATTTCCGACTGGGATGACGGCGCGTCAAATTTTGACACCGCGTTAGGGGCGTCAAACAAGTTACCAACTCGTATGACGGAGGAAAAGTGACGCTGAGTCAAACATTTATGTACAAGGTAAGACTTTTGTTGTAGACCAAAATGAGTTAGGAATGATTAACTTTTAAGGATTTTATTTTATACTTGATACTTCTAATACTAGtcaattttaattcattttatcaATACTCTATGCATATACTGGTCATTAATACGGAGAAATTGTTATCAAGGATCTAGTTTGAAAAC is from Rutidosis leptorrhynchoides isolate AG116_Rl617_1_P2 chromosome 10, CSIRO_AGI_Rlap_v1, whole genome shotgun sequence and encodes:
- the LOC139870265 gene encoding heat shock 70 kDa protein 3-like, with the protein product MVVLKHGGIIKEFSAEEISSLILKNLKAAAEAFLGTPVTDAFITVPAYFSDKQRQATKDAGTLACLNVLRLISEPTTAAIAYALVLCVVKKRPKEKNVMVFYLGGGTFDVSLMTICKECTIKVKAVRGDTHLSGEDFDKAMVDYCVKEFKKKERKVIRKNAKAMVRLKVACEQAKRYLSSATGTTIDIDSLYEGTDLVMEFTQAKFEELNVGFFKKCIEHLKHCLSDGKMDKNDVDDIVLVGGSTRIPKVQQMLMEFFDEKLVCKELMRMKRWFMVHRCWLHVKN